The DNA sequence TcaagaattaatttaaatgcagtaaatgcAGACGGTGAATCTGGATTCTTGACTCACAGTCTGGTTATAATCTCACAAGCTCAGGACCAGTGATGCTAAACAAACACTGATGATCGGCCGGAGCTCTGTTTATGTGGCAGGGGTCACACTTCTTTGGCACTCATTATTTTcttgagctgcagttgtttcCCTCCACAGATTTATAATAAATGCTCAGCAACATCTCCATGGTATCACATGCCCAAAACTCATCACTTATCTACGCCCACATTCAGACAGGGCTTTGGCCTAAATATAGGCGTTCGCCGCATCTGATCATCTTATAAAGGCGGTCAGGGTCAAAGCCTCCCGGGGGAAATAGTCCTTTTCATTGTTGAGGAGGACGTGCAAGGAGACCTGTGGCCCACACAGGTAAGACGGGATCTAGatcagacttttctttgacagaATCACAGTTCCAGcacctgacctttgacctcctcAGATCCCTGTTGGGTTTCAGTTGCTGAGATGAGTTCGGACGCCGAAATGTCTGTGTTTGGAGAGGCTGCCCCATACCTGAGGAAGACCGAACGAGAGAGGATCGAAGCTCAAAACAGACCTTTCGATGCCAAAAGCGCAGTGTTTGTGGTGGATCCGAGGGATCTGTTTGTGAAAGGCACCCTgcagagcaaaaacggtggcaaAGCCACCGTCAGGAATGAAGCAGGGCTGGTAGGTCTGCTGGAACCTGGTTTAATGTTTTCATTAGTTTTATGTTCTCCCAGTGACGCATTACCCTTCACCTTTACAGGTTGTGACAGTGAAGGACGATGAAATCTTCCCCATGAACCCGCCCAAGTACGACAAGATCGAGGACATGGCCATGATGACCCACCTTAATGAGGCGGCTGTGCTGTACAACCTCAAAGAGCGTTACGCGGCATGGATGATCTATGTGAGTGAAGCCACATGTAGTTTCCAGAGATACTGCAGGTCATCATGGTTTCAAAGGAAGAGTGCCATGAATCTCCTTTAAAATGCAACTTTGAACCAAGCCTTCACCCTCTGATTGTAGACGTACTCTGGACTGTTCTGCGTCACCGTGAACCCTTACAAGTGGCTCCCAGTCTACAACCAAGAGGTGGTGCTGGCCTACAGGGGCAAAAAGCGCCAAGAAGCTCCGCCGCACGTCTTTTCCATCTCTGACGCGGCCTATCAGGCAATGCTCACCGGTAAGCTGCACCTGGATAAACTTGCACCTGCACCTGAACCTGCACCACAAGGTTTCTGGCAAGTTCTGAGGCCATGCTTTGTTCGTTTCTGACACAAATGTGATGTTTTTGGCTGCAGGCAGAGAGAACCAGTCCATCCTCATCACGTAAGCTGCATTCAAACGCCTCAGACCTGTTTGATCCTGACGTGGGAGAGGAAAACTAAAGATTTCATATacgtgttttgttgttttgcagtGGAGAATCTGGTGCAGGGAAGACTGTTAACACCAAACGTGTCATCCAGTACTTTGCGACAATCGCAGGGTctggagagaagaaaaaagaggctcCCAGCGCTGGAAAGTTACAGGTCACATGAAAACATTTACACAGGGATTTATAAGTTATTTACATTCTCATGGCATCATCATGTTTCTCAGCAttgcaaccttttttttaaataattgaaaCCAAAGATTAATTCATTACCTGACTTGCCTTTCTCtaaaatattttctcttttatggtgtttctgcagggaaATCTGGAGGACCAAATAATCTCCGCTAACCCACTACTGGAAGCTTTTGGGAATGCCAAGACTGTCAGAAATGATAATTCTTCACGTTTTGTAAGTGACGTGACTGAATGATAACATTTTAGCCGGGCTTTAGTCTAATCTGATAAATACGCTTCCCTTACAGGGTAAATTCATCAGAATCCACTTCGGCACCACAGGAAAACTGGCTTCTGCTGACATCGAAACCTGTGAGTACAAATCCAAAACAGACACGTAATTAAAAGAGTATTAGGAAAATTCAACCTCAGGTAAACAACATTTTATCCTCATGTGGGCAATCACAAGTCACCCCTGAGTGCTTCCAAAGGATTTAAAAGTGGAAGTTGAAGCCAAGTGCAATCAGCTCTGGATGATTTtatcatcagcaggtgtgcgGACTCCTCTAAAAGCTGATGTTTTGGCAGTTTGTTGATCATTTAaaagtgttaacacaatgccaagagggaaagacatagcCAATGGTGGCAGAGAAGCAAGCTTTGTAGTACATTGATTTGGAAACGGTTATAAACCCATTTCCAACCAATATGGACTTCAGTGGAAAGAAGTGGAAAGAATTAGGAACAGTTGCCAGTCCTTTTGGGGAAttatccagccatccatccattttccatggTTTATCCTGGTTTACCAGGCCAGGTttatcctgtacagggtcacggggtcttGGGAATTAATAACTCTGTCAATGAAGACCAACATGTACTGTACAGTTAGTTTGCTAGTTTCTGTCTTTTTAAGATTTTCTGGCCTTTATTCAAAATACAAGAAAGAAATGGGTGTAGAGAGACTTTacatggacagatgagaccaaaagggagttgtttttttctttccttaatACCCAGCACCATGTTTGGGGTCAACCACACTTAACATTTCCGAAGGAAACACATCACACCTGCTGGTGGTGGAGAGGTAATGGTTTCTGGGTCGTTCTGCTGCCACAGAACCTAGAAACCTTATAGTCCTCGAACTGACCATACATTTCTCCATTTATATGAGGGCATCTGTCTGACAGCTATGCCTTGGTTGAATTCAGGTCATGCAGACATGGGACAGTGATCTGAAACTCCCCAGCAGATCTACATCAGAATGGCTGAAAAGTAAAAGAGTCAAAGTTTTGGAACCACTTCCAGACCTCAAGCCAACCGAAAGTGAAGTCGTAAATGAGAAATGAGAAAGTTATTTCTGCTAAAGATGGAACTACAAGCTATTGAATCATGGGGGTGCTTAGTATTgcctgcttgtttttttttgtaaaatagcTATAAACAAAAGCATAATGATGTTTGTCTGAGGTTGTTTTCGCCTAACACTAAGAGCCAAAACTAGATTTTGGATGTGACTATGTTGAAGTGTAACTGgtccttttttttatgtagaTTTGTTGGAAAAGTCCAGAGTCACGTTTCAGCTGTCTGCAGAGAGGAGCTACCACATTTTCTACCAGATCACGTCCAACAAGAAGCCAGAGCTCATAGGTGGTTTTCACAATGACCGAAGCAGATCTGCAGCCTCCACAAGGCTCTGTAATgaccttcttttccttttcagaGACCCTGCTCATCACCACCAACCCCTACGACTACCCGTTCATCAGCCAGGGGGAGATCAGCGTGGCCAGCATTGATGACAGCGAGGAGCTGATCGCCACTCACGTAGGTCGGGTTTGGAATAAATCACCAGCTAATCTTGTACTTGAATCATCTCTGTTTTAACGTGCTTTCAGAGCGCCATCGAGGTCCTCGGTttcactggagaggagaggattgGCATCTACAAGCTAACGGGTGCTGTGATGCATTATGGGAACATGAAGTTCAAACAGAAGCAGAGGGAGGAGCAGGCGGAGCCAGACGGCACAGAGGGTAGTTTTTATTCCTCATGTTCTCCTTTAGATATCCATGACGACTGAGTTTTGTTCTTTGCGTATATGAATGTCTGCTTATATGAATGTCTGCAATGTTACCCCGTTGAATAAGAAAATTCAGGAGTTTCCTGATGTTTCATACCATTTATTTGCAGACGATATCCAGCTGTACTGCTCTTTTAAGGCCTCTGAGATTCAGAAATTTAATTCCTTGATGGAGTGCCTTGCACAGATAAAACAGTGGCTCAGAGTAGATTCTCTGCAGCTGAACTCAGATCAAACTGAAGTGCTGATGATCTGCCCTGATGATGTCCTTGCAGCTATCAGCCAGTTTCTAGGTGATTTGAgtgtgtagcaaggctagtgctacggggcccgaccgacaggacagagaggacacggagtttcagtGCAGAACTGTTTTATTCTCAGATCcaaacacccaggacacacgtgcacaagcttcagctccttcacacagctccagcttcagtctgaccaacaTCAGCAGACTCCTCAGTCCtctttataaggctggcagggtggagaggttgacgggccacacctgtgtctcgtcagcctgagtggctgcagctcctccactctgccacagagTGTCTCTTTTAAGTCCAGCctaagaaatcttggtgttgtcTTTGACAAAGACATGTCATTAGAACAAAACACCAGCTGATGAGGAACTGTTTTTACCATTTAAGTAATATCTCTAAACTAAGAACAGTTGTTTCCAAAAATGATCTGGAGCTAATTATTCAAGCTTTTGTGTCGTCTCGTTTGGACTACTgcaacagtttgttttcttgcCTAAACAAGAAGGAATTGTCTCGTCTTCAGCAGGTCCAAAACTCTGCAGAAAGGCTGCTGACCTGCTCTAATAGAAGGGCTCACATCACCCCAGTTTTAAAaactcttcactggctccccgtCCCTTTTCgttttaactttaaaatcttGGTCCTGACTTTTAGAGCCCTGCATGTTCAGCCCCCCTACTACGCCCCGACACTCCATCTCGGAGGCTGAGATCATGTGACCAGAGCCTGCTCATGGTCCCTCGTACCCGCTTTAAGACGTGAGGAGATCGCTCCTTCCAGGCCGTTGCACCGAGGCTCTGGAACGATCTCCCGCCATCTCTACGTTATCTGGACTCCATCGATGATTTTAAGAACAAACACAACCCCCTTGTTTCTCCGAGCTTTTAAACATTAGTAGTGAGAGGATTGTTTTATGACCaccatgttgattttatgtaccATTATTCTAGGAGCTTTTAtcggtattgtcttgtttttatcatatttctacttttattatagtgttttatttgtgttattattgatgttgttttattttttgtgaagcaccttgtgacattccgtcatctgtgaaaggtgctatataaataaaatgtacttacATACTTActtttacatacatacatttctgAACGCGTTCCTGGAGCAGTGGCTGACAAAGCTGCTTACCTGATGGGCCTGAActctgcagagctgctgaaaGCACTGTGCTACCCGAGAGTAAAAGTCGGGAATGAATACGTGACCAAAGGGCAGACGGTTCAGCAGGTATGTTAACGTCATCCGTGCCTGTAGGGGGAGCCTCTGAGCTTTGTGTTGCTCTAAAGACCACATTTATCAGATGTTTGGGTTCACGTTCATCTGCAGGTCTACAACTCCATCGGCGCTTTGGCCAAATCTGTGTACGAGAAGATGTTTTTGTGGATGGTCCTTCGCATCAATCAGATGCTGGACACCAAGCAGCCCAGGCAGTTCTTCATCGGGGTCCTGGACATCGCTGGTTTTGAAATATTTGATGTAGGGATGAATGCGCTCACTGGGATTTGAAGTGTTCAGTTTGGCCAGTGCTTGACGACGAAGCCTTTGTGTTGCAGTACAACAGTCTGGAACAGCTGTGCATCAACTTCACCAACGAGAAACTGCAGCAGTTTTTCAACCATCACATGTTTGTGCTCGAACAAGAGGAGTACAAGAAGGAGGGCATCGAGTGGGAGTTCATTGACTTCGGGATGGACCTGGCTGCCTGTATAGAGCTCATTGAAAAGGTTAGTTCTTGGAGATGCAAGCATGTGGAAACACACTTATTTATGTGATTTTTCCGACTCATCTCCTTCAACAGCCAATGGGCATCTTCTCCATCCTTGAAGAGGAGTGTATGTTCCCTAAGGCATCGGACACCACCTTCAAAAACAAACTATACGACCAACATCTAGGAAAATCCAGCAACTTTCAGAAGCCCAAGCCTGTCAAAGGCAAGGCTGAGGCTCACTTCTCCCTGGTGCACTACGCCGGCACCGTCGACTACACCATCACGGGCTGGTTGGACAAAAACAAAGACCCGCTGACTGAGACCGTAGTCCAGCTCTACCAGAAAGCCGGCCTGAAACTGCTGGCTTTCCTCTATTCCACCTATGCGGCATCAGATGGTAAAACACTCGGCTGCAGACGTTTGAATTTTTCACCTGAAGGCCTTTGCTTCTGTGTTCAAGCAACGGTTGTCGTTTCAGAGACCACCAAGAAGGCATCAAAGAAGAAAGGCTCATCCTTTCAAACCGTGTCAGCCCTCTTCAGGGTAACTGGAAACTGTTATCAAATGATACGTTACCCCCCCAGTATTCATACTGACACTGATGTCCTCTAACAGGAGAACCTGGGAAAGCTAATGACCAACCTCAAGAGCACCCATCCACACTTTGTGAGGTGTCTGATCCCGAATGAAACAAAAACTCCAGGTACTCCAGCCCTTCCATCTCAACCGCGATCCTCTAGCCGGCTGTGTCTCGCTGGAAGCCTGATAACGGTGTGGTTCTGCCTGGTTTTTAGGCATCATGGAGCATCATCTGGTTATCCATCAGCTGCGCTGCAACGGCGTGCTGGAAGGGATCCGGATCTGCAGGAAAGGTTTCCCTAGCAGGATCCCGTATGCAGATTTTAAGCAAAGGTAGGAAGCAAATTTTTATATCTTAGACTACATTTGAAATACCTCCAATAATAGTTATTTCCTTCAGGTACAAAGTGCTGAACGCAAGTGTGATTCCTGAAGGACAATTCATTGACAACAAGAAAGCTGCAGAGAAGCTCTTGGGATCAATAGATGTGGATCACACACAGTACAAGTTTGGGCATACCAAGGTAGTTCATTTGAACAACTTGAACGTGTTGGAGTACATGTTTTTGGAAAATGTTCAATAAAGCAATGTGGACAAGTGGAAATCGCTAACCTTTAATGTAAAACAGCAGCCGATGATATGGAAATAATAACCTTATAGGGGTTTCTTACTTTCATCAAGAATATCTCGTCTGGAAACTGAGTTTGTGGAGCTGAGGAGCTTGTGGAGATCCGGGAGTCACCGATAAACGgcaaagagacacaaacaggcAGCCGTACCAtaccaactttatttataacgcACCTTTAAACGGCTGCAGCTGAAACAAAGTGCTGCATGTAACTGGTAACTAACAAGAGACTGAAAGAAACGTTAAAGAGATAAATACATCAGATCTATATAAACAAGTGACATAAGAATAATTAAACACGATGCTGCCAAAGAAAGCCAAACAATAAAAACGTGTTTTAAGAcaagttttcaaagttgaaaGGGCCTCTCTAATGTGGTAGCGCAGGTAATTCCACAGCAACCCTCTGAGCTTCCTCCTAGACCTCGGTACCTGTagctgttgccgtggttacccaCCTAGTCGGACTGCAGCTAGCCTCGATCATCGGGATAGTGATGAAGGTCTGTGGTCCTCTGGTGGGGCTCAGACGGCCTTTCACAATCCTCATTTCACCTCTGGCCGCCcttgaaaaaactgttttgaacAAAATGAACGTATGTTAAGATTAGTTAACGTGAGATGAACTAGAATAGCTGGTTTGCGGTAACTTAAGTAATGTGGGTATGTTCCAACTGACTACCGGGCTTCTTTCTTACTCTCACAATTTGGCATCCGAAACAGCCCACCAGCCCAGCCACGTCAAGTTTAAACTTATACCTGCTGGCTTTCTGCGGGAAATGATGGCGCCACCATTTTCACCATCCCCTCCATCAACACACATCCTAAATTAACCGCATCCTGCTTTATTGATGTCATATTTTTCGATTTCTCGCTATACCTATGCTCCTCTCTCTCCCGAAGGTTTTCTTCAAAGCGGGACTCTTGGGTTTACTGGAGGAGATGAGAGATGAAAAACTGGTCTCTCTCATCACCATCACTCAAGCTGTGTGTCGAGGATTTCTCAAGCGGAGGGAGTTTCAGAAAATGATGGACAGGAGGTAATCCAGAACAGACGAGACCTGTATCCTCATTATCCTCTGAAGTCAAAAAAGTGAGAGGAAGCTTCTTCTTTTTCCAGAGAATCCATTTATATACTCCAGTACAACATTCGCTCATTCATGAATGTGAAACACTGGCCATGGATGAAGCTTTACTTCAAGATCAAGCCACTTCTGAGGAGTGCAGAGACTGAAAAGGAGATGGCGAGCATGAAGGTGGAGTTTGCCAAATGTAAAGAAGATTTTGCCAAAGTGGAGCTTAAGAGAAAAGAGCTGGAGGCCAAAATGGTTTCCTTGGTTCAAGAGAAGAACGACTTGCGTCTCCAGATTCAGTCGGTAAGGACCGAAAGTATGCATTTTGCAGAACCGCTAACGTAAGAGCTGCGTGATATAAAGATGTTTGGTTTTTCATCCTTAACAGGAGAGTGAGAGTTTGGCAGATGCAGAAGAAAGATGCGAAGGACTGATAAAGAACAAGATCACGCTGGAGGCTAAAGCCAAAGAACTCGGCGAGCGactggaggacgaggaggaggtgaACGCCGAGCTGACCGCCAagaagaggaagctggaggaTGAATGCTCCGAGCTGAAGAAAGACATCGATGACTTGGAGCTCACACTGGCTAAAGTGGAGAAGGAAAAGCACGCCACCGAAAACAAGGTACGTTCTGGATCGGATGAGCACCAAGCCCGGCAAATCCCCCGTCCAACCAACACATCCCTTCTCTCCTCACATGCAGGTGAAAAATTTGACAGAGGAAATGTCAAATCTTGATGACACCATCGCAAAGTTGTCCAAGGAGAAGATGGCCCTTCAAGAGGTCCACCAGCAAACACTTGATGACCTTCAAGCAGAGGAAGACAAAGTCAACACTCTGACCAAAGCTAAGATCAAGCTAGAGCAGCAAGTTGATGATGTAAGACTGTAACCATGACCTCTTTGAAAATCTAAAATTTGTCCTAGTGATTACAATGATAACATGCCCCTGTTTCAGCTTGAGGGCTGCTTGGAACAAGAAAGGAAGCTGCGGATGGATGTTGAGAGATCCAAAAGGAAGCTCGAGGGAGATCTGAAACTGACTCAGGAGTCTGTTATGGATTTGGAAAATGGCAAGCAACAGTTGGAGGAACGCCTTAAAAAGTGGGTACAGTGTGAGTGCATCTGTGTCTGGGCATGATGATAAACACTCAGCATGGGGTCTTATCATCTGTGTGTCTTTGCACGCCAGGAAAGACTTTGAAATCAGCCAACTTATTGCCAAAGTTGAGGATGAACAGGGCGTGGTCATCCAATCTCAGAGGAGGATCAAGGAACTTCAGGTACCAGCCAACCAACGTTTGTGTGTGAGCCCCATCTGAGGTACAAATGAGCTGGAAAACTGGGCCCCATGTGGGATTATCCACTGGTTGTACATTGGCCTCATAAATTGCCCATTTAGATTAGCTTTTGTGATCATAAACCATGCAGAACCCAGGTAAGGTGCCCATTTTGCGCCCATTCTCATTCATGTACCTGAACATAACCAATGTGAGCAGTTCATATGGTGCCAACAAGCAACCTCTGGACATTGGGCCCCCAACGTTTCATTTTAGCCCGTTTATATCTCAGACAGGTCCTGAATACAAATGTTGGCTGGGTGATTGCAAATGCACCACAAGTCAATGACTGGATTTAAGTCCTTGTTGCTTAACCCAGGCTCGCaccgaggagctggaggaggagatcGAAGCGGAGCGTGTTGCCAGAGCTAAGGTGGAAAAACAACGGTCAGATCTCACCAGGGAGCTCGAGGAGATCAGCGAGAGGCTGGAGGAGGCTGGAGGAGCCACCACAGCTCAGGTAGAGATGAGCAAGAAGAGGGAGGCCGAGTTTCAGAAACTGAGGCGAGACTTGGAGGAGTCCACTCTTCACCACGAGGCCATAACGGCAGCTCTGAGAAAGAAGCACGCCGACAGTGTGGCGGAGGTTGGAGAGCAGATTGACAACCTGCAGAGAGTCAAGCAGAAGCTTGAAAAGGAGAAGAGTGAGTACAAGATGGAGATTGACGACCTATCCAACAGCATAGAGGCCTTGGTCAAGGCAAAGGTAAGCTGCACCAGCTCTTACACTGAGGTTCCCTTGAGATGTCCAGTGGGATCTGATATCCAAGATCTTAATATGGTTCATGTGTTTTGGCTCATTTGTGTATCTGGCGCGTTATAAAGTGAGGACTCCCAGATGGTGGAAAAAAGTCTAACTTGGCCCACATCTCTAGTTTTCTTTGGCCCGCATTCAGCTTGGACTGACAGCACTGGCTGTAAGGTTGAGTGCTGCCTAAACCCAGCGACTTATCCACCAGAGTCACTCCAAATATAAATTTTCTTTGCATCTTTGGGCCATTCCCAACTCCATAAAGCAACATGGCATTTGGGGCTTTGTATGCCCCAAAGTTTGGCCCAGCTTATGACCTGTGGAGAACATCTGGGCTACTCAATAAATGTCAGTTCTGTAACTGTGGCACAAGTTGGAAAGTAGCATAGATCAGGTCCAAAAGTTTCTGCCATGTCTGCGTTGCACTTTCAGAAATTATAATCACCACATTATGGATATGAATGACACAAACTGCTCTTTCTAACATCACTAGTCTCATTACGAGAAGCTGTGCCACTCTCTGGAGGACCAACTGACTGAATTCAAGATGAAGCACGATGAGAACACACACCTGATCAATGACATAAATGTGCAAAGGGCAAAACTTCAGAATGAAAAtggtaaaaagaaaacattcaaaagacTTTCAAAGTCAGAGACTTGTCTCCTTCCTTACTTTGTTCTCTGAATCCTCTAAAACAGGGGAGTTTTCTCGTCGTCTTGAGGAGAAAGAGACGGTGCTCTCTCAGATGACCAGGGCCAAGCTTATCTTCTCTCAGCAAATAGAAGAACTGAAGAGGCAGGTGGAGGAAGAGACAAAGGTTTGTTGCAAAGCTGCATCCTGTGGATCCAATCGAAATCATAAAACACCACCTACACCCTCTATTTTTTCACTGAACCAACCTAAGTTCTTGTTACAGTATGTGTTTGAGATGCTATAATTTTGACAAGCCAACTTAATGTCACAACAATTATTTCCATTCAAAACTGCATTCAATTTTCACCAAGATTATTCCCTTGAACCAGTTAGTGGCATCGCCATCTTTGAACATTCAATCTTCGAATAAATCTGTTTATCGAAATACTTGGTGATACTTCAGTAGAACCGGCTAAACCTGGACTCGTCCGACCACATgaccgtttttttttgttgctccgGAGACAATTCTCCCAAGCAAACCTGTTTCTATTAGCCTCACTGGTGTGAGAAAGGAGTTTTTCTAAGGCTATAAAGCTGTTTAGCACCAGGGTATTGAACTGTTTTCACTTTGTGCGTAAGGAAGAACTCTTTTATTTAAGTTTTCCTGTTGACTTTCATTGATCAGATAGCACCTGCTGTTTaagttatctttttcttttcttctcatttttGGAAGATAATAGTTTACAGCTATCTTTCAAGGTTTTAAAGCTGCTTTGGAcaattttgaatttaatttgattAGTTTAGGGGATCTCCTAAGTGGATGTGTTTAGTCAATTCAGACCAATAATTTGTTCTTCTTGAAACAGAGCGAGGTCTTTAGCAAAAGAGGCTCGTCGCTGCATCACATGGGGTTAAATAACCTATTGTTAGCGCAAATGCATTAATCTCTAAAGTAAACATCCAGTTAAATCATACTAAATGGCTAATCCAGGAAGTAAATAAACAGTTTTGGAAGTTGAGCTATGCAGAAATGTT is a window from the Cololabis saira isolate AMF1-May2022 chromosome 19, fColSai1.1, whole genome shotgun sequence genome containing:
- the LOC133419522 gene encoding myosin-4-like, producing MSSDAEMSVFGEAAPYLRKTERERIEAQNRPFDAKSAVFVVDPRDLFVKGTLQSKNGGKATVRNEAGLVVTVKDDEIFPMNPPKYDKIEDMAMMTHLNEAAVLYNLKERYAAWMIYTYSGLFCVTVNPYKWLPVYNQEVVLAYRGKKRQEAPPHVFSISDAAYQAMLTGRENQSILITGESGAGKTVNTKRVIQYFATIAGSGEKKKEAPSAGKLQGNLEDQIISANPLLEAFGNAKTVRNDNSSRFGKFIRIHFGTTGKLASADIETYLLEKSRVTFQLSAERSYHIFYQITSNKKPELIETLLITTNPYDYPFISQGEISVASIDDSEELIATHSAIEVLGFTGEERIGIYKLTGAVMHYGNMKFKQKQREEQAEPDGTEVADKAAYLMGLNSAELLKALCYPRVKVGNEYVTKGQTVQQVYNSIGALAKSVYEKMFLWMVLRINQMLDTKQPRQFFIGVLDIAGFEIFDYNSLEQLCINFTNEKLQQFFNHHMFVLEQEEYKKEGIEWEFIDFGMDLAACIELIEKPMGIFSILEEECMFPKASDTTFKNKLYDQHLGKSSNFQKPKPVKGKAEAHFSLVHYAGTVDYTITGWLDKNKDPLTETVVQLYQKAGLKLLAFLYSTYAASDETTKKASKKKGSSFQTVSALFRENLGKLMTNLKSTHPHFVRCLIPNETKTPGIMEHHLVIHQLRCNGVLEGIRICRKGFPSRIPYADFKQRYKVLNASVIPEGQFIDNKKAAEKLLGSIDVDHTQYKFGHTKVFFKAGLLGLLEEMRDEKLVSLITITQAVCRGFLKRREFQKMMDRRESIYILQYNIRSFMNVKHWPWMKLYFKIKPLLRSAETEKEMASMKVEFAKCKEDFAKVELKRKELEAKMVSLVQEKNDLRLQIQSESESLADAEERCEGLIKNKITLEAKAKELGERLEDEEEVNAELTAKKRKLEDECSELKKDIDDLELTLAKVEKEKHATENKVKNLTEEMSNLDDTIAKLSKEKMALQEVHQQTLDDLQAEEDKVNTLTKAKIKLEQQVDDLEGCLEQERKLRMDVERSKRKLEGDLKLTQESVMDLENGKQQLEERLKKKDFEISQLIAKVEDEQGVVIQSQRRIKELQARTEELEEEIEAERVARAKVEKQRSDLTRELEEISERLEEAGGATTAQVEMSKKREAEFQKLRRDLEESTLHHEAITAALRKKHADSVAEVGEQIDNLQRVKQKLEKEKSEYKMEIDDLSNSIEALVKAKSHYEKLCHSLEDQLTEFKMKHDENTHLINDINVQRAKLQNENGEFSRRLEEKETVLSQMTRAKLIFSQQIEELKRQVEEETKTKSALAHALHASRHDSDLLREQFEEEQEAKAELQRAMSKSNSDVAQWRTKYETDAIQRNDELEEAKKKLAQRLQEAEEAIEAVNAKCSSLEKTKQRLQGEVEDLMADVERANAQAAVLDKKQRSFDKILSEWKQKFEEGQAELDGSLKESRSLSTELFKTKNSYEEALEQLEVLKRENKNLQHEISDVTEQLGENGKAIHELEKMKKQTEIEKTEIHAALEEAEASLEHEESKILRVQLELAQVKGEVDRRVAEKDEEMEQMKRSTQRSMETMQSALDAEIRSKNDATRIRKKMEADLNEMEIQLSHANRQAAEAQKQLRNIQSHYKERILRLDEALRSQEELKEQVSVVERRSSLMQAEVEELRAALEQSDRSRKLAEGELTDACERVALLHSQNTGLLNSKKKLEADVSQLQNEIEDAVQEARNAEEKAKKAITDAAMMAEELKKEQDTSSHLERMKKNLEASVKDLQHRLDEAESLALKGGKKQLQKLEARVRELEGEVESEQKKSADAIKGVRKYERRVKELSYQTEEDKKTVLRLQDLVDKLQFKVKAYKRQNEEAEEQANTHVAKLRKVQHELEEAQERADIAESLVNKMRTKSRELGKVPELE